From Streptomyces sp. TLI_235, a single genomic window includes:
- a CDS encoding papain fold toxin 1 (glutamine deamidase) of polymorphic toxin system: protein MPRNLPEELAPVMARLGRHWPEADEDALRRAGCLWREFGTEAERLGRRGGAAAERVTGENAGPAVEAFAEHWRGFSGGGRGHLDDAHGAAEVIAGAFDKAAAAVDTCKAELVSVLTGLAEEIAQADKAEAAAAAQVKAAQGEGLVGLVGQVVGTVKGVAAEAGEAIAVEAAKIKVTALLAELGREMKDGLQAALKEPAVTALERIAQADGAGKHGEFRTLSAARSGGELTGKLAGTAVGGAAAVAGVRGVSAALNPDGTVAVDGQGRPVLLGADGKRLPAVDGVSVEVGADGRPVLGADGKPVLLDAAGAPVAGLALGADGKPLTDARGRPLTVAADGAVGDTGLSLAVGKDGRPVLDGHGRPVMLDAEGNPAGGLAVGKDGKLLTDADGRPVVAGVDRDGRPLVDAEVGPDGVRLGADGIPVAAADLGTGPGAHGAPGTNLPGTEAPGIDTAGIDGPAGRGHGRNGPLLDVDLQAAPAAGVQVTAAPQPVVQTPIADPGGHRGGSGGYTGGYGGPVGGAHHAPAPAAYEPDGYDLPPAAPHPGPISVHTDSVAVAPPSLPTYGPPPAEAPTGGGWHGGDPVGPGTPTGPAAGSGFPLGPVAGGPAAGASPVAGTAVPPVGAPVGAPVGGAPVTGGTPVAGTPAAGAPGPGGAGAPGTAAPGAAAPGAAGQPGAQGGSSGVVGAVVGTPGAAPRTPAGPPGAAAPGAGAGAGGTAQTPLPFRLGESGELRRRPDLLGLEQHTGPTVVPVLHPGQVAAAYLAARAGRLQEGAPAEPVPVRGIADGRPYGLPGGLGPVDPAHQAEVERLVPRRPDGTPALHPDPAGGWTEVLNGGGPREPGRANNTVDVALSSVDTFSGMPVCSAPRLPDGPAGEYGGRDRAERELGAQFHDLGAGEGAFARVAETLLRSGPGAQAVLLTLDDFKRPHLWNVVNHGERLTWLDHQTGRSSPEPLHSAGNGLWAIALDAECRPLDIAAVAAPAEVAATAAPAPAPEPEPAPEPEPAPEPAPEPARPAEPAPPRSRLTIHRTAAGSARR from the coding sequence ATGCCCAGGAACCTGCCCGAGGAGCTGGCCCCGGTCATGGCCCGGCTCGGCCGCCACTGGCCGGAGGCCGACGAGGACGCGCTGCGCCGCGCGGGCTGTCTGTGGCGCGAGTTCGGCACGGAGGCCGAGCGGTTGGGCCGCCGCGGCGGCGCCGCGGCCGAGCGCGTCACCGGCGAGAACGCCGGTCCCGCGGTCGAGGCGTTCGCCGAGCACTGGCGCGGCTTCAGCGGCGGCGGCCGCGGCCACCTGGACGACGCGCACGGCGCCGCCGAGGTGATCGCCGGAGCCTTCGACAAGGCCGCCGCGGCCGTCGACACCTGCAAGGCCGAGCTGGTCTCGGTGCTGACCGGCCTCGCCGAGGAGATCGCGCAGGCGGACAAGGCGGAGGCCGCGGCCGCCGCCCAGGTGAAGGCCGCGCAGGGGGAGGGGCTCGTCGGCCTGGTCGGGCAGGTCGTCGGCACGGTCAAGGGCGTGGCCGCCGAGGCCGGCGAGGCGATCGCGGTCGAGGCGGCGAAGATCAAGGTCACCGCGCTGCTCGCGGAACTCGGCCGGGAGATGAAGGACGGCCTGCAGGCCGCCCTGAAGGAGCCCGCCGTCACCGCCCTGGAGCGGATCGCGCAGGCGGACGGCGCCGGGAAGCACGGCGAGTTCCGCACCCTCAGCGCCGCCCGCTCGGGCGGCGAGCTCACCGGGAAGCTGGCCGGCACCGCCGTCGGCGGGGCCGCCGCGGTGGCCGGTGTGCGCGGCGTCTCCGCGGCGCTCAACCCGGACGGCACGGTGGCGGTCGACGGCCAGGGCCGCCCGGTGCTGCTCGGCGCCGACGGCAAGCGGCTGCCGGCCGTGGACGGGGTCAGCGTCGAGGTGGGCGCGGACGGCCGCCCGGTGCTCGGCGCCGACGGCAAACCCGTCCTGCTGGACGCCGCGGGCGCCCCGGTCGCCGGGCTCGCGCTCGGCGCCGACGGCAAGCCGCTCACCGACGCCCGGGGCCGGCCGCTGACCGTCGCCGCCGACGGCGCGGTCGGCGACACCGGCCTGTCGCTGGCCGTCGGCAAGGACGGCCGGCCCGTCCTCGACGGGCACGGCCGCCCGGTCATGCTGGACGCCGAGGGCAACCCGGCCGGCGGCCTCGCCGTCGGCAAGGACGGCAAGCTGCTCACCGACGCCGACGGCCGCCCGGTGGTCGCCGGCGTGGACCGGGACGGCCGCCCGCTGGTGGACGCCGAGGTCGGCCCCGACGGCGTCCGCCTCGGCGCGGACGGCATCCCGGTGGCCGCCGCCGACCTGGGCACCGGACCGGGCGCCCACGGCGCCCCGGGCACGAACCTCCCCGGCACCGAGGCCCCCGGCATCGACACCGCCGGCATCGACGGCCCGGCCGGCCGCGGCCACGGCCGGAACGGTCCCCTCCTCGACGTCGACCTCCAGGCCGCCCCCGCGGCCGGGGTGCAGGTGACCGCGGCACCGCAGCCGGTCGTCCAGACCCCGATCGCCGACCCCGGCGGCCACCGTGGTGGCTCCGGCGGTTACACCGGCGGCTACGGCGGCCCGGTCGGCGGCGCCCACCACGCACCGGCGCCCGCGGCCTACGAGCCGGACGGCTACGACCTGCCGCCCGCCGCGCCGCACCCCGGCCCGATCTCGGTGCACACCGACTCGGTGGCCGTCGCCCCGCCCTCGCTCCCGACCTACGGCCCGCCGCCCGCCGAGGCGCCGACCGGCGGCGGCTGGCATGGCGGCGACCCCGTCGGACCGGGCACGCCGACGGGCCCCGCGGCGGGCTCCGGCTTCCCGCTCGGCCCCGTAGCCGGCGGACCCGCCGCCGGTGCGAGCCCGGTCGCCGGCACGGCCGTCCCGCCGGTCGGCGCACCCGTCGGCGCGCCCGTGGGCGGCGCCCCTGTCACCGGCGGCACCCCCGTCGCCGGAACCCCGGCCGCCGGTGCCCCCGGCCCGGGCGGGGCGGGCGCGCCCGGCACCGCGGCCCCCGGTGCGGCGGCCCCCGGTGCGGCCGGGCAGCCCGGCGCGCAGGGCGGCTCCTCCGGTGTGGTCGGCGCGGTCGTCGGCACCCCCGGCGCGGCACCCCGCACCCCGGCAGGCCCGCCCGGTGCGGCCGCGCCCGGTGCCGGGGCCGGTGCGGGCGGCACGGCCCAGACCCCGCTGCCGTTCCGGCTCGGCGAGAGCGGCGAGCTCCGCCGCCGCCCCGACCTCCTCGGCCTCGAGCAGCACACCGGTCCGACCGTCGTCCCGGTGCTGCACCCTGGCCAGGTCGCCGCGGCCTACCTGGCCGCCCGCGCCGGACGCCTCCAGGAGGGCGCGCCGGCCGAGCCCGTCCCCGTCCGCGGCATCGCCGACGGCCGCCCGTACGGCCTGCCCGGCGGACTCGGCCCGGTCGACCCGGCCCACCAGGCCGAGGTCGAGCGGCTGGTGCCCCGCCGCCCGGACGGCACCCCCGCACTCCACCCCGACCCGGCCGGCGGCTGGACGGAGGTGCTCAACGGCGGCGGCCCGCGCGAGCCCGGCCGCGCCAACAACACCGTCGACGTGGCGCTCTCCTCGGTCGACACCTTCTCCGGCATGCCGGTCTGCTCCGCACCGCGGCTGCCCGACGGCCCGGCCGGGGAATACGGCGGCCGCGACCGCGCCGAGCGCGAACTCGGCGCGCAGTTCCACGACCTCGGGGCCGGCGAGGGTGCGTTCGCCCGGGTCGCCGAGACACTGCTGCGCTCCGGCCCCGGCGCCCAGGCGGTGCTGCTCACCCTGGACGACTTCAAGCGCCCCCACCTGTGGAACGTGGTCAACCACGGCGAGCGGCTCACCTGGCTCGACCACCAGACCGGCCGCAGCAGCCCCGAGCCGCTGCACAGCGCCGGCAACGGGCTGTGGGCGATCGCCCTGGACGCCGAGTGCCGGCCGCTGGACATCGCCGCGGTGGCCGCCCCGGCCGAGGTGGCGGCCACCGCCGCGCCCGCGCCCGCGCCGGAACCGGAGCCAGCCCCGGAGCCGGAGCCCGCCCCGGAACCGGCCCCTGAACCCGCCCGCCCCGCCGAGCCCGCCCCGCCGCGGTCCCGGCTCACCATCCACCGCACCGCCGCTGGGAGCGCCCGCCGATGA
- a CDS encoding nucleic acid/nucleotide deaminase of polymorphic system toxin encodes MTTREQALEAAHRWINGALPAEGARRVHSHEFEHGWVVWPEPAPAHVNPFTGVRRAPEEIGAACGVVDRLTGALTVWPSVPVPDVVRMYRDFLGAGDYDPALPPATGPGARAELRYRDALGEVHTLVVQSATGLPHPALRAAERLREQGVPAEDVLGVHTDLRPAALPGGYAAHGLAAALPHVRLTHDLAYGPWFDRRAQAVRAVPPQEGVRPNRVPFPRSVPPAQPESGRALAERLAARFGPQGVRRFDAAAVADADLPEAVARPLLDVGLPVAVEGFFALHHPEPDGVQDGTRTDPVLPEAAARLAALVRGTRATADARQALLGQVVLGTDGWALITVDTLQGRVRAVDPDTAAARYCNADVTAFVRCLLLLAERLPALRGLHPYAAGPAVAELQWALAAVDRTVFTDPENWWAVIVEQLWHGLL; translated from the coding sequence ATGACCACCCGCGAGCAGGCCCTGGAGGCCGCCCACCGCTGGATCAACGGCGCGCTCCCTGCGGAGGGGGCACGCCGGGTGCACAGCCACGAGTTCGAGCACGGCTGGGTGGTGTGGCCGGAGCCGGCACCCGCCCACGTCAACCCGTTCACCGGCGTCCGGCGCGCCCCGGAGGAGATCGGCGCCGCCTGCGGCGTGGTCGACCGGCTCACCGGCGCGCTCACCGTCTGGCCGTCCGTCCCGGTGCCGGACGTGGTCCGGATGTACCGCGACTTCCTCGGCGCCGGCGACTACGACCCGGCGCTGCCGCCCGCCACCGGGCCCGGCGCCCGGGCCGAGCTGCGCTACCGGGACGCCCTCGGCGAGGTGCACACCCTCGTCGTGCAGTCCGCGACCGGCCTGCCGCACCCGGCGCTGCGCGCCGCCGAACGCCTCCGCGAGCAGGGTGTGCCCGCCGAGGACGTGCTCGGCGTGCACACCGACCTGCGGCCCGCCGCCCTGCCCGGCGGGTACGCCGCGCACGGGCTGGCCGCCGCCCTGCCGCACGTCCGGCTCACCCACGACCTGGCGTACGGGCCGTGGTTCGACCGCCGGGCGCAGGCCGTCCGGGCCGTGCCGCCACAGGAGGGCGTCCGGCCCAACCGGGTGCCGTTCCCGCGCTCGGTGCCACCGGCCCAGCCGGAGAGCGGACGGGCACTGGCCGAGCGGCTCGCGGCGCGGTTCGGCCCGCAGGGCGTGCGCCGCTTCGACGCCGCGGCGGTGGCGGACGCCGACCTGCCGGAGGCGGTCGCCCGGCCGCTGCTGGACGTCGGCCTGCCGGTCGCCGTCGAGGGCTTCTTCGCGCTGCACCACCCCGAGCCGGACGGGGTGCAGGACGGCACCCGCACCGACCCGGTGCTGCCCGAGGCCGCCGCCCGCCTCGCCGCGCTGGTCCGTGGCACCCGGGCCACCGCCGACGCGCGGCAGGCCCTGCTCGGCCAGGTCGTGCTGGGCACCGACGGCTGGGCCCTGATCACCGTCGACACCCTGCAGGGACGCGTTCGGGCGGTCGACCCGGACACCGCCGCGGCCCGCTACTGCAACGCCGACGTGACCGCCTTCGTCCGCTGCCTGCTGCTGCTCGCCGAACGCCTCCCCGCGCTGCGCGGACTCCACCCCTACGCGGCCGGCCCCGCCGTCGCCGAACTCCAGTGGGCCCTGGCCGCCGTCGACCGCACCGTCTTCACCGACCCGGAGAACTGGTGGGCGGTGATCGTCGAACAGCTCTGGCACGGCCTGCTCTGA
- a CDS encoding exopolyphosphatase/guanosine-5'-triphosphate,3'-diphosphate pyrophosphatase: MRLGVLDVGSNTVHFLVVDAHPGAAPVPAYSHKAELRLAELLDEDGAITPVGVDRLVSMVSSSISVAEDKGVVEILPFATSAVREAANGEAVLQRVTEETGIELRVLSGQDEARLTFLAVRRWFGWSSGRLLNLDIGGGSLEIACGLDEQPDIAASLPLGAGRLTARLPGDVADPGDLRELRRHIRAEIANVVGEFTRQNAPDHAVATSKTFKQLARMAGAAPTDAGPRVPRRLTRSGLSAWLPRLATMTVAERARIPGVSEGRARQLLAGALVADAAMDLFGLDELDICPWALREGIILRRLDALDTPADRRPALAS; the protein is encoded by the coding sequence ATGCGACTCGGTGTTCTCGACGTGGGCTCCAACACCGTCCACTTCCTCGTGGTGGACGCGCACCCCGGTGCCGCCCCTGTTCCGGCGTACTCGCACAAGGCCGAGCTCCGGCTGGCCGAGCTGCTCGACGAGGACGGGGCGATCACCCCGGTCGGCGTCGACCGGCTGGTGTCCATGGTGTCCTCCTCGATCTCCGTCGCCGAGGACAAGGGCGTCGTCGAGATACTGCCGTTCGCCACCTCGGCCGTGCGGGAGGCCGCCAACGGCGAGGCCGTGCTGCAACGGGTCACCGAGGAGACCGGCATCGAGCTGCGGGTGCTCTCCGGCCAGGACGAGGCCCGGCTCACCTTCCTGGCCGTCCGCCGCTGGTTCGGCTGGTCCTCCGGCCGGCTGCTCAACCTGGACATCGGCGGCGGCTCGCTGGAGATCGCCTGCGGCCTCGACGAGCAGCCCGACATCGCCGCCTCGCTGCCGCTCGGCGCCGGCCGGCTCACCGCCCGGCTGCCCGGCGACGTCGCCGACCCGGGGGACCTCCGGGAGCTGCGCCGCCACATCCGCGCCGAGATCGCGAACGTGGTCGGCGAGTTCACCAGACAGAACGCGCCGGACCACGCCGTCGCCACCTCCAAGACCTTCAAGCAGCTGGCCCGGATGGCCGGCGCCGCGCCGACCGACGCCGGCCCCCGGGTGCCCCGCAGGCTCACCCGCAGCGGCCTCTCCGCCTGGCTGCCGCGGCTCGCCACCATGACCGTCGCGGAGCGCGCCCGCATCCCCGGCGTCTCCGAGGGCCGCGCCCGGCAGCTGCTCGCCGGGGCGCTCGTCGCCGACGCCGCGATGGACCTCTTCGGCCTCGACGAGTTGGACATCTGCCCGTGGGCGCTGCGCGAGGGCATCATCCTGCGCCGGCTCGACGCCCTCGACACCCCGGCCGACCGGAGGCCCGCGCTCGCCTCCTGA
- a CDS encoding sugar phosphate isomerase/epimerase produces the protein MAEAADDDASPGGRAAEDGARQASGPRRAKAGTPPRRVGGGKDGTLGERAAAASRTAKGAASRTAKGAASRTARSAKSVQSATAARTAKVAKVARAVKEARRKEPDRPPLLRTTDRLVLPPHPAVHVPDTKVALSTASVYPSTTETAFELAARLGYDGVEVMVWNDPVSQDVEALRRLSDAHGMPILAVHAPCLLITQRVWTTDPWTKLVRARAAAERLGADTVVVHPPFRWQRQYAREFVAGIGRMAGETDVRFAVENMYPWRYKDREMLAYAPGWDVTDEEYRHFTIDLSHAATSRIDALEMADRMGDRLAHIHLADGSGSGKDEHLIPGRGKQPCATLLERLARSGFDGHVVLEVNTRRSASAAEREADLAEALAFTRLHLATPARPHRGRPVPGAEGGRT, from the coding sequence GTGGCGGAAGCAGCGGACGACGACGCATCGCCGGGCGGCCGCGCGGCCGAGGACGGCGCGCGGCAGGCCTCCGGGCCGCGCCGGGCCAAGGCCGGCACCCCGCCGCGGCGCGTCGGCGGCGGCAAGGACGGCACGCTCGGCGAGCGCGCCGCCGCGGCCTCCCGCACGGCCAAGGGCGCGGCCTCCCGGACGGCCAAGGGAGCCGCCTCCCGGACGGCCCGCTCCGCGAAGTCCGTGCAGTCCGCCACCGCCGCGCGGACCGCCAAGGTCGCCAAGGTCGCCCGCGCCGTGAAGGAGGCCCGCCGCAAGGAGCCGGACCGGCCGCCCCTGCTGCGTACCACCGACCGGCTGGTGCTGCCGCCGCACCCCGCCGTGCACGTCCCGGACACCAAGGTGGCGCTCTCCACCGCCTCGGTGTACCCGTCGACCACCGAGACCGCCTTCGAGCTGGCCGCCCGGCTGGGCTACGACGGCGTCGAGGTCATGGTCTGGAACGACCCGGTCAGCCAGGACGTCGAGGCGCTGCGCCGGCTCTCCGACGCCCACGGCATGCCGATCCTCGCCGTGCACGCCCCCTGCCTGCTGATCACCCAGCGGGTGTGGACCACCGACCCGTGGACCAAGCTGGTCCGCGCCCGGGCCGCCGCGGAGCGGCTCGGCGCGGACACCGTGGTCGTCCACCCGCCGTTCCGCTGGCAGCGGCAGTACGCGCGGGAGTTCGTCGCCGGGATCGGCCGGATGGCCGGGGAGACGGACGTCCGCTTCGCGGTGGAGAACATGTACCCGTGGCGGTACAAGGACCGCGAGATGCTCGCCTACGCGCCGGGCTGGGACGTCACCGACGAGGAGTACCGGCACTTCACCATCGACCTCTCGCACGCGGCGACCTCGCGGATCGACGCCCTGGAGATGGCCGACCGGATGGGGGACCGGCTCGCCCACATCCACCTCGCCGACGGCTCGGGCTCCGGCAAGGACGAGCACCTGATCCCGGGCCGCGGCAAGCAGCCCTGCGCGACCCTGCTGGAGCGCCTCGCCCGCAGCGGCTTCGACGGGCACGTGGTGCTGGAGGTCAACACCCGGCGGTCGGCCTCGGCCGCCGAGCGGGAGGCCGACCTGGCGGAGGCCCTCGCCTTCACCCGGCTCCACCTGGCCACCCCGGCCCGGCCGCACCGCGGCCGGCCCGTCCCCGGGGCCGAGGGAGGCCGGACATGA
- a CDS encoding methyltransferase family protein: MTDIQQQAHALSFGPVAEQYDAARPSYPDGLFDELERLADRPLAGADVVDVGAGTGIASRLLAARGARVLAVEPSGGMAARLRAVSPDIPVVKGVGDDLPCHDDSADVVTYAQAFHWTDPERSVPEALRVLRPGGALALWWNVKDRAEGWIAEQERRLAGALPSYHFYGSTLTAFAEPLAARGLRVETARLHWARQVTVDNHLADLGSRSYFAVLPPEQQAPVLAAERAALLAGHPDGRLTEPYVLDLFVARTRA, encoded by the coding sequence ATGACGGATATTCAGCAGCAGGCGCACGCCCTCTCGTTCGGGCCGGTGGCCGAGCAGTACGACGCCGCGCGGCCGTCCTACCCGGACGGGCTCTTCGACGAGCTGGAGCGGCTGGCCGACCGTCCGCTCGCCGGTGCGGACGTGGTGGACGTGGGAGCCGGGACGGGCATCGCCAGCCGGCTGCTGGCGGCCCGCGGCGCCCGGGTGCTCGCCGTGGAGCCGAGCGGCGGCATGGCCGCCCGGCTGCGGGCCGTCTCGCCGGACATCCCGGTGGTCAAGGGCGTCGGCGACGACCTGCCCTGCCACGACGACTCCGCCGACGTGGTCACCTACGCCCAGGCCTTCCACTGGACCGACCCGGAGCGGTCGGTGCCCGAGGCGCTGCGGGTGCTGCGGCCGGGCGGCGCGCTGGCGCTGTGGTGGAACGTCAAGGACCGCGCCGAGGGCTGGATCGCCGAGCAGGAACGCCGGCTCGCCGGGGCCCTGCCCTCGTACCACTTCTACGGCTCCACGCTGACCGCCTTCGCCGAGCCGCTGGCCGCCCGCGGGCTGCGGGTGGAGACCGCCAGGCTGCACTGGGCCCGGCAGGTCACCGTCGACAACCATCTCGCCGACCTCGGCTCGCGCTCGTACTTCGCCGTGCTGCCGCCCGAGCAGCAGGCGCCGGTGCTGGCGGCGGAGCGGGCCGCCCTGCTGGCCGGGCACCCGGACGGCAGGCTGACCGAGCCGTACGTTCTCGACCTCTTCGTGGCCCGCACCCGGGCGTGA
- a CDS encoding dihydroxy-acid dehydratase, protein MPELRSRTVTHGRNMAGARALLRAAGVAREDFGKPIIAVANSFTEFVPGHTHLQPVGRIVSEAIKEAGGIPREFNTIAVDDGIAMGHAGMLYSLPSRDLIADSVEYMVNAHCADALICISNCDKITPGMLMAALRLNIPTVFVSGGPMEAGKATLVDGTVRKLDLVDAISQAVNENVSDEDIAIIEENACPTCGSCSGMFTANSMNCLTEAIGLSLPGNGSVLATHTARRALYERAGQTVVEITKRHYHQDDESMLPRNIATRAAFENAMALDIAMGGSTNTILHLLAAAQEAELDFDMRAIDAISRKVPCLSKVAPNGSYYMEDVHRAGGIPAILGELYRGGLLNEDVHTVHADSLAEWLKTWDVRGGSPSAEAVELWHAAPGCKRTSEAFAQSERWESLDTDAAKGCIRSVEHAYSVEGGLAVLYGNLAEDGCIVKTAGVDESIWTFSGPAVVVESQEDAVEAILAKRIKEGDVVVIRYEGPKGGPGMQEMLYPTSFLKGRGLGKACALITDGRFSGGTSGLSIGHASPEAASGGTIALVEDGDIIAIDIPGRKVSLEVSFEELHERRLKLEAEGGYRPKNRQRQVSQALKAYAAMATSADKGAVRDVSKLG, encoded by the coding sequence ATGCCCGAGCTGAGGTCCCGTACCGTCACCCACGGCCGCAACATGGCGGGCGCCCGCGCCCTTCTCCGGGCCGCCGGCGTAGCCCGGGAGGACTTCGGCAAGCCGATCATCGCGGTGGCCAACTCCTTCACCGAGTTCGTGCCGGGCCACACCCACCTGCAGCCGGTCGGCCGGATCGTCTCCGAGGCGATCAAGGAGGCCGGTGGCATTCCGCGCGAGTTCAACACCATCGCCGTCGACGACGGCATCGCGATGGGCCACGCCGGCATGCTGTACTCGCTGCCCTCGCGCGACCTGATCGCCGACTCGGTCGAGTACATGGTCAACGCGCACTGCGCGGACGCCCTGATCTGCATCTCCAACTGCGACAAGATCACCCCCGGCATGCTGATGGCCGCGCTGCGCCTCAACATCCCGACGGTCTTCGTCTCCGGCGGCCCGATGGAGGCCGGCAAGGCCACCCTGGTCGACGGCACCGTCCGCAAGCTCGACCTGGTGGACGCGATCTCGCAGGCGGTGAACGAGAACGTCTCCGACGAGGACATCGCGATCATCGAGGAGAACGCCTGTCCGACCTGCGGCTCGTGTTCCGGCATGTTCACCGCCAACTCGATGAACTGCCTCACCGAGGCGATCGGCCTGTCGCTGCCCGGCAACGGCTCGGTGCTGGCCACCCACACCGCCCGCCGCGCGCTCTACGAGCGGGCCGGACAGACGGTCGTCGAGATCACCAAGCGGCACTACCACCAGGACGACGAGTCCATGCTGCCGCGCAACATCGCGACCCGGGCCGCGTTCGAGAACGCCATGGCCCTGGACATCGCGATGGGCGGCTCCACGAACACGATCCTGCACCTGCTGGCCGCCGCCCAGGAGGCCGAGCTGGACTTCGACATGCGGGCCATCGACGCGATCTCCCGCAAGGTCCCCTGCCTGTCCAAGGTCGCGCCGAACGGCTCGTACTACATGGAGGACGTGCACCGGGCCGGCGGCATCCCGGCGATCCTCGGCGAGCTGTACCGCGGCGGCCTGCTCAACGAGGACGTGCACACCGTGCACGCCGACTCGCTCGCGGAGTGGCTGAAGACCTGGGACGTCCGCGGCGGTTCGCCGTCCGCCGAGGCCGTCGAGCTGTGGCACGCCGCGCCCGGCTGCAAGCGCACCTCCGAGGCGTTCGCGCAGTCCGAGCGCTGGGAGTCCCTGGACACCGACGCCGCCAAGGGCTGCATCCGCAGCGTCGAGCACGCCTACTCCGTCGAGGGCGGGCTCGCGGTGCTGTACGGCAACCTCGCCGAGGACGGCTGCATCGTGAAGACCGCCGGCGTGGACGAGTCCATCTGGACGTTCAGCGGCCCGGCCGTCGTCGTCGAGTCGCAGGAGGACGCCGTCGAGGCGATCCTCGCCAAGCGGATCAAGGAGGGCGACGTCGTCGTCATCCGCTACGAGGGCCCCAAGGGCGGTCCGGGCATGCAGGAGATGCTCTACCCGACCTCCTTCCTCAAGGGCCGCGGCCTCGGCAAGGCCTGCGCGCTGATCACCGACGGCCGGTTCTCCGGTGGCACCTCCGGCCTGTCGATCGGCCACGCCTCCCCGGAGGCCGCCTCCGGCGGCACCATCGCCCTGGTCGAGGACGGCGACATCATCGCCATCGACATCCCGGGCCGGAAGGTCAGCCTGGAGGTGTCCTTCGAGGAGCTGCACGAGCGCCGGCTCAAGCTGGAGGCCGAGGGCGGCTACCGGCCGAAGAACCGTCAGCGCCAGGTCAGCCAGGCCCTGAAGGCCTACGCGGCGATGGCCACCTCCGCCGACAAGGGCGCCGTCCGCGACGTGAGCAAGCTGGGCTGA
- a CDS encoding methionine-gamma-lyase: MPHADTRAVHAGRTDLRGLGTHVPPIDLSTTNPLPGVETGGDSYEALATGGLVPDGGSAVYQRLWNPTTARFEQALAELEDCEQSVAFASGMAALAACLLAARAEGRGHVVAVRPLYGGTDHVLATGLLGTEVTWARAGEVAAAIRPDTGLVIVETPANPTLDLVDLTAVAEQCGDVPLLVDNTFATPVLQRPVHHGATLVLHSATKYLGGHGDVLAGAVATDAEWAARLRRVRAVTGGILHPLAAYLLHRGLQTLPLRVRHQAANAAKVAAWLGSRPEVDRVYFPGLPECDPQGLVGRQMSGAGSVLAFSLRDGYEAAARTAAGCELITHAVSLGGVDTLIQHPASLTHRPVAPEARPHPSLLRLSVGLEEPEDLFEDLAQAFGK, from the coding sequence ATGCCCCACGCCGACACCCGGGCCGTGCACGCCGGCAGAACCGATCTGCGCGGCCTCGGGACCCACGTCCCGCCGATCGACCTCTCCACCACCAACCCCCTCCCCGGCGTGGAGACCGGCGGCGACAGCTACGAGGCACTGGCCACCGGCGGACTCGTCCCGGACGGCGGCAGCGCCGTCTACCAGCGGCTGTGGAACCCGACCACCGCCCGCTTCGAGCAGGCCCTCGCCGAACTCGAGGACTGCGAGCAGTCGGTGGCCTTCGCCTCCGGCATGGCCGCGCTCGCCGCCTGCCTGCTGGCCGCCCGCGCCGAGGGCCGCGGCCACGTCGTCGCGGTGCGACCGCTGTACGGCGGCACCGACCACGTACTCGCCACCGGCCTGCTCGGCACCGAGGTGACCTGGGCCCGGGCCGGCGAGGTCGCGGCGGCGATCCGCCCCGACACCGGCCTCGTGATCGTGGAGACCCCGGCCAACCCCACCCTGGACCTGGTCGACCTCACCGCCGTCGCCGAGCAGTGCGGGGACGTACCGCTCCTCGTCGACAACACCTTCGCCACCCCCGTCCTGCAGCGGCCGGTGCACCACGGCGCGACGCTGGTGCTGCACAGCGCCACCAAGTACCTCGGCGGCCACGGCGACGTGCTGGCCGGCGCGGTCGCCACCGACGCCGAGTGGGCGGCGCGGCTGCGCCGGGTCCGCGCGGTGACCGGCGGCATCCTGCACCCGCTCGCCGCCTACCTGCTGCACCGCGGCCTGCAGACGCTGCCGCTGCGGGTGCGCCACCAGGCGGCGAACGCGGCCAAGGTGGCGGCCTGGCTGGGCTCCCGCCCCGAGGTCGACCGGGTGTACTTCCCCGGCCTGCCGGAGTGCGACCCGCAGGGCCTGGTCGGCCGGCAGATGTCCGGCGCCGGCTCGGTGCTGGCCTTCTCGCTGCGCGACGGCTACGAGGCCGCGGCCCGCACCGCGGCCGGCTGCGAGCTGATCACCCACGCGGTGTCGCTCGGCGGCGTCGACACCCTGATCCAGCACCCGGCCTCGCTGACCCACCGCCCGGTCGCCCCGGAGGCCCGCCCGCACCCCTCGCTGCTGCGCCTGTCGGTCGGCCTGGAGGAGCCCGAGGACCTCTTCGAGGACCTCGCCCAGGCGTTCGGCAAGTAG
- a CDS encoding AsnC family transcriptional regulator — MGPVPKNPQRELAPVDRAILRLLVADARMPNNAIAEAVGIAPSTCLGRIRALRERGVIRGFHAEVEPGAVGLGIQAMIAVRLHAHTKEQIRSFAGGIPRLPGVVAAYHLAGADDYLLHIAVADTDALRDFVLEHLTAHPAVQHTETSLIFGHVRGDVGVSGD, encoded by the coding sequence GTGGGCCCCGTGCCGAAGAATCCGCAGCGCGAACTCGCCCCCGTCGACCGGGCCATCCTGCGCCTGCTGGTCGCCGACGCCAGGATGCCCAACAACGCGATCGCCGAGGCGGTGGGCATCGCCCCGTCCACCTGCCTGGGCCGGATCCGGGCGCTGCGGGAGCGCGGGGTGATCCGCGGCTTCCACGCCGAGGTGGAGCCGGGCGCGGTCGGGCTCGGCATCCAGGCGATGATCGCGGTGCGGCTGCACGCGCACACCAAGGAGCAGATCCGCAGCTTCGCGGGCGGGATACCGCGGCTGCCCGGTGTGGTCGCCGCGTACCACCTCGCCGGGGCCGACGACTACCTGCTGCACATCGCGGTCGCCGACACCGACGCCCTGCGCGACTTCGTGCTGGAGCACCTGACGGCGCATCCGGCGGTGCAGCACACCGAGACCAGCCTGATCTTCGGCCATGTCCGGGGCGACGTCGGGGTGTCCGGAGACTGA